The following proteins come from a genomic window of Chitinivibrionales bacterium:
- the scpB gene encoding SMC-Scp complex subunit ScpB → MTEENDANLDPGNLEKPMEQVDPPLAAEETAGPQTSDAQVAQNTAALEAESAEDVPIPDSNAPDNPLRVLEALLFASDEILTTDRIKAIVPGMPDGRKIRQMVEKINTQLGKERHPFEIVEIGGGYQFRTVSYYYPWVVQLFKEKAAKKLSIQSLECLAIISYKQPITKAEIESIRGVLSDGAMKTLLEKRLITIAGRSEKPGRPLLYATTKEFLAYFGINKIADLPRIEEFEALAKEKLGDLTETQLQQVEAEKAASGAGAAVLDEKDTPPATV, encoded by the coding sequence ATGACAGAAGAAAACGACGCGAACCTTGATCCGGGTAATTTGGAAAAACCGATGGAGCAAGTCGATCCTCCCCTGGCGGCCGAAGAGACCGCCGGCCCGCAAACCAGCGACGCGCAGGTGGCCCAGAATACCGCCGCGCTCGAGGCCGAAAGCGCGGAAGACGTTCCCATCCCCGACTCAAACGCGCCCGACAACCCGCTCCGCGTGCTCGAGGCGCTTTTGTTCGCGTCGGACGAGATCCTCACCACCGACCGGATCAAGGCGATCGTGCCGGGAATGCCCGACGGCCGCAAGATCCGGCAGATGGTGGAGAAAATCAATACGCAGCTGGGCAAAGAGCGCCACCCGTTCGAGATCGTGGAGATCGGCGGCGGATACCAGTTCCGCACCGTGTCGTATTATTACCCCTGGGTGGTGCAGCTGTTCAAGGAAAAGGCCGCGAAAAAACTTTCTATACAATCGCTTGAATGCCTTGCCATCATTTCGTACAAGCAGCCCATCACCAAGGCCGAGATCGAGTCGATCCGCGGGGTGCTTTCCGACGGTGCCATGAAAACGCTGTTGGAAAAGCGGCTCATCACCATCGCCGGCCGCAGCGAAAAGCCCGGCCGCCCCCTGCTCTACGCCACGACCAAGGAGTTTCTTGCCTATTTCGGCATCAACAAGATCGCCGACCTGCCGCGCATCGAAGAGTTCGAGGCCTTGGCAAAGGAGAAACTGGGTGATCTCACCGAAACGCAGTTGCAGCAGGTGGAGGCCGAAAAAGCCGCGTCCGGCGCGGGCGCTGCCGTTCTTGACGAGAAGGACACGCCGCCCGCAACCGTTTAA